The Fervidibacillus albus genome contains a region encoding:
- a CDS encoding IS3 family transposase (programmed frameshift) — MSNTFYPSDFKYEVIMAYKSKEYSLKEIYVKFKIPKVTLYNWVEKFEKDGMDGLSDSKKWKRYSKELKESAVRDYCSGNYSQYEIVRKYGISSRGVLQKWIKKYNSHGELLDTRTRRTHSMTKGRKTTWKERIEIVQDALANGKNYQKTSEKHQVSYQQVYQWVRKYEVGGWDSLKDRRGRSKSVEELTLEEKMKLEMRRIEKENERLRAEKCFLKKVRGDRKEAKISQVRFEDKYIAIKELHETNQFNIVLLCDVAGVSRAAYYKWLNRIPSSREMENEEIIKEMKVIHKHVDGIYGYRRMKLNINRKLGKKVNHKRIYRLMKMAGIQSVIRRKKTRYKRSNPQHVAENLLNREFTAEKPNEKWVTDVTELKYGSSKKAYLSAILDLHDGSIISYVLGHSNNNDLVFKTLDPAINRLDGDHPLIHSDRGFQYTSHGFKRRIEEAGMTHSMSRIGRCIDNGPMESFWGALKCEKYYLHKYETFEELSKAIDEYIYFYNNERYQERLNGLSPIEYRTKAA; from the exons GTGTCTAACACATTTTATCCGAGTGATTTTAAATATGAAGTCATTATGGCTTATAAAAGTAAAGAATATTCCCTTAAAGAAATCTATGTCAAATTCAAAATCCCTAAAGTTACCTTATATAACTGGGTGGAAAAATTTGAAAAAGATGGAATGGATGGTTTATCAGATTCAAAAAAATGGAAACGATATTCTAAAGAATTGAAAGAATCTGCCGTTCGCGATTATTGTTCGGGGAATTACTCCCAATATGAAATTGTTCGAAAGTATGGAATTTCTAGTAGAGGGGTACTTCAAAAATGGATTAAAAAGTATAATAGTCATGGAGAATTACTAGATACAAGAACAAGGAGAACACACTCGATGACTAAAGGAAGAAAGACAACCTGGAAAGAACGAATTGAAATTGTACAAGATGCTCTAGCGAACGGAAAAAATTATCAAAAAACATCGGAAAAGCATCAAGTATCGTACCAACAGGTATACCAATGGGTACGTAAATATGAAGTTGGTGGATGGGACTCGTTAAAGGATCGACGAGGACGGTCGAAAAGTGTAGAAGAACTAACTTTAGAAGAAAAAATGAAGTTAGAGATGCGTCGAATCGAAAAAGAAAATGAACGTTTGCGGGCAGAGA AATGCTTTCTTAAAAAAGTTAGAGGAGATCGAAAGGAGGCGAAAATCAGTCAAGTAAGATTTGAAGATAAATATATCGCCATTAAAGAACTTCATGAAACGAATCAGTTTAATATTGTCTTATTATGCGACGTTGCCGGTGTTTCAAGAGCTGCTTACTATAAATGGTTAAATCGGATTCCCTCCTCTCGAGAAATGGAAAATGAAGAAATCATAAAGGAAATGAAGGTTATCCATAAACATGTGGATGGAATCTATGGGTATCGTCGAATGAAATTAAATATCAATCGAAAACTTGGTAAGAAAGTGAACCATAAACGTATTTATAGACTTATGAAAATGGCCGGGATTCAATCCGTTATACGAAGGAAAAAAACTCGATATAAACGTTCGAATCCTCAGCACGTTGCCGAGAATTTATTGAATCGTGAATTTACAGCTGAAAAACCAAATGAAAAATGGGTAACGGACGTTACTGAGTTGAAATATGGTTCTTCAAAGAAGGCTTATTTAAGTGCCATTCTAGACTTACATGATGGCTCAATCATTAGCTATGTTTTAGGGCATTCCAATAATAATGATTTAGTATTTAAGACCCTTGATCCGGCCATTAATCGATTAGATGGAGACCACCCGCTTATTCATAGTGACCGTGGATTTCAATACACCTCACATGGATTTAAACGAAGAATAGAGGAGGCAGGAATGACGCACAGTATGTCAAGAATTGGAAGGTGTATTGATAATGGACCAATGGAATCGTTTTGGGGAGCACTCAAATGCGAGAAGTATTATTTACATAAGTATGAAACCTTTGAGGAACTCTCAAAGGCGATTGATGAATATATTTACTTTTACAACAATGAAAGATATCAAGAAAGGCTAAACGGCCTTAGCCCCATTGAATACAGGACTAAAGCCGCTTAA
- a CDS encoding phage major capsid protein: MKKKLLALLQKKEERKKELGEKGKTTESVEELRSINAELEALNAEIAELRSMIDSLPDEEVNTEEEPDDSGEQRNQPQGQINILGAYGLNQTNQSNSRSMDPYDTPEYRSAFMDYVRKGVKSENLVFRADATTGVGDVGAVIPTSILNRVVEKMKDYGRIWSRVTKTSMPGGLQIPVSNAKPKATWVKSGEVAEKQKKQVTGNISFSYHKLQVRVAVEIVAETVSLPIFEQTLADNIYEAMIVALEEAIINGSGTGEPLGIVKDSNIPTNQMIELAPEDFGKYKTWTTVFGKVPRRYRSGTVLILADADWTKYIEGMTDTSGQPIARVTYGLDGTIQEKLLGKEVIPVEEYLPSIDDAEAGEVVGILVKLSDYMVNSNMQMTFKRYFDENTDEWISKSTLIADGKLSDRNGVVLIKKKA; encoded by the coding sequence ATGAAAAAGAAATTGCTAGCTTTGTTACAAAAAAAGGAAGAACGAAAAAAAGAACTTGGAGAAAAAGGGAAAACGACTGAATCAGTGGAAGAATTGCGGAGTATTAATGCTGAACTCGAGGCACTCAATGCAGAAATTGCTGAATTACGTAGTATGATTGATTCTTTACCGGATGAAGAAGTTAATACAGAAGAAGAACCGGACGATTCCGGGGAACAAAGAAATCAGCCACAAGGGCAAATTAATATTCTTGGAGCCTATGGATTGAATCAAACAAATCAAAGCAATAGCCGTTCGATGGATCCATATGATACACCTGAGTATCGCTCGGCTTTTATGGATTATGTTAGAAAAGGGGTTAAATCTGAAAACTTAGTTTTTCGGGCTGATGCGACAACTGGCGTAGGAGATGTGGGAGCGGTTATTCCTACATCCATTTTAAATAGAGTTGTAGAAAAAATGAAAGATTACGGGCGGATTTGGTCCCGTGTAACGAAAACGAGTATGCCCGGTGGCTTACAAATTCCTGTTTCAAATGCGAAACCGAAAGCGACATGGGTTAAATCTGGAGAAGTAGCAGAAAAACAGAAGAAACAGGTAACCGGGAATATTTCTTTTTCGTATCATAAGCTGCAAGTCCGCGTGGCCGTAGAAATTGTTGCGGAAACAGTTTCTCTTCCTATTTTTGAACAAACACTTGCAGATAACATCTATGAAGCGATGATCGTTGCTTTAGAAGAAGCAATTATCAATGGAAGCGGAACCGGTGAACCGTTAGGAATTGTCAAGGATTCTAATATTCCTACAAACCAAATGATTGAGTTAGCCCCAGAAGATTTTGGGAAATATAAAACTTGGACAACCGTTTTTGGAAAAGTACCGAGACGTTATCGAAGTGGAACCGTTTTGATTTTGGCTGATGCCGATTGGACCAAATATATTGAAGGAATGACGGATACATCAGGTCAGCCGATTGCCCGGGTGACATATGGTCTTGATGGAACGATTCAAGAAAAATTACTGGGTAAAGAGGTTATTCCGGTTGAAGAGTATTTACCATCTATTGATGATGCTGAAGCTGGAGAGGTAGTTGGAATTTTGGTAAAACTATCCGATTACATGGTCAACAGTAACATGCAAATGACGTTTAAACGGTATTTCGACGAAAATACGGATGAATGGATCAGTAAATCTACATTGATTGCCGATGGAAAACTTTCCGATCGAAATGGAGTCGTATTGATTAAGAAAAAAGCTTAA
- a CDS encoding HK97 family phage prohead protease, with the protein MTGGSSERGAFDQCDFDDVLFSVNHDLRKIPLARSRRNNGNSTMHLKLDEKGLYIRASLDVENNSEAKSLYSAIKRGDIDGMSFIFYVDEEKWEDLESDMPTRRIQKIKKVIEVSAVNYPAYSGTDINARDQAVLDNAAKALENARSKLENFKNEQLEILKLRNQILMKMGER; encoded by the coding sequence TTGACAGGGGGCAGTTCAGAACGGGGAGCCTTTGATCAATGTGATTTCGACGACGTGCTTTTTAGCGTGAATCACGATTTAAGAAAGATTCCATTAGCACGTAGTCGAAGGAATAATGGCAATTCAACGATGCATCTAAAATTGGATGAAAAAGGCTTATATATTCGGGCTAGTCTTGATGTAGAGAACAATAGTGAAGCGAAATCTTTATATAGTGCGATTAAAAGAGGAGACATCGATGGGATGTCTTTTATTTTTTATGTCGATGAAGAAAAATGGGAAGATCTTGAAAGCGATATGCCAACCAGGCGAATTCAAAAAATTAAAAAGGTAATTGAAGTAAGTGCAGTAAATTACCCGGCATACTCCGGGACTGATATAAATGCTCGTGACCAAGCTGTGTTGGATAACGCAGCAAAGGCGTTGGAGAACGCCCGGTCTAAGTTGGAAAACTTTAAAAACGAGCAACTAGAAATTTTAAAACTAAGAAATCAAATCTTGATGAAAATGGGGGAGAGATAG